In the genome of Rhopalosiphum padi isolate XX-2018 chromosome 1, ASM2088224v1, whole genome shotgun sequence, the window tacatttatttttataaaataaaagtatggatgtatttttattaggtacataacCTAAATACACGatgtagattattattaattattaattaataatcattaagacatttaatttatttttattgtttttatttgtaatttgctatttttttcaaccttaaactaaaataaaaagaatatatttaactaaagaaatatgtatataattttttatataaatatcttaatgTTTAATGGTTTCACTTTTATTgtcttaatttttgaaatatgacaACGGTTATATGTTTTAGTTTCAATcatcaaatatatatgtataaaaacttaaaaatattagtgaaatttaaaataataataataataataaaaaccatattattgtaaaaaaatatattatgttgaagagacgtttgattaataatattttgacaagATTCCATTAgttgtgtatttatattcttGTTATGATTAAATGATTCTAGTTCAATCTCCACCAAGAATTGTCAAAGAACCGTACACAGATGAATTACTATTTCAAGTAGCCACTgttcaaaatcaaaatgttaGACCATTTGTAATTGATTGTGAAGCAGAAGGAGAACCTGCtccaaagtattataaattataaaatatatattcgttttttaaattatacaattcaatattttaaatttttataataggtatcgaTGGATGAAAAATGGTAAGAATTTTGATTGGCAGGCCTATGATGACAGAATAGCTCAACAACCTGGCCGTGGTTCATTAACTGTTACTGAACCCAGGGATGAAGATCTTGGtatgtttgtttttgtataattattagttatcaattttaattaatcaaactacatttttcttttacagGACAATATCAATGCTTTGCTGAAAATCCTTGGGGTACAGCTACTTCTAAATCTGTGATGGTTGTGAAGGCTGAATTAAATTCCTTTAAAGATGAACCAAAACTCTATGTTGAAGCTCAAGAAGGTGATCCATTTAGACTTGCTTGTCATCCTCCAACTGGATGGCCTAAGCCAAATGTATATTGGCTTATAAgggtaaatacttgaaaaataattaatttatataaagcacacatacaataaataattatgattaatttacttttagaaTAAAGCAGGTGGATTAACAACAGTTAATAACACTAGAATGACATTAGATCCGGAAGGTAATCTCTGGTTTTCAAATGTAACTAGACATGATACCAGTGATGGCTCTACATATTTTTGCTATGCCGAATCATTGACAATGTatgtatcatttaaatattaaaatatctcataGAAATATGAACTTAACTCATTGTAATTATTAGGAGCGAGTATAAACTAGGAAATCCTGTAAATTTGAATGTTATTCAAACTGCAGAAACagctttacaaaataaatatccacCTACTCAGCAATATGTAACTAGAAGAAATGAAGTTGCGTTGTTGGATAAAAAAGttgaattgttttgtatttatggTGGAacgtaagttatattataaatgcatttatctatgtaatgttttaggtaattaacttatttttttaaatttatatttgcagTCCCTTACCAGAAACTGTTTGGCTTAAAGATGGCAGACCTATACAATCCAACGAAAGAGTAAGTCAGGGAAATTATGGCAAAAGTTTGATTATTCGGAAAGTTAAATTTGAAGATAAGGGAAAATACACTTGTGAAGTTAGCAATGGTGTGGGATCACCTCAATCATATAACATTGAACTGGATGTTAtgggtacaataatatttatattagttaataattataatttataaaatgtatttattaaaacaaacttttttattacaatttattcatCAGCTGTGCCATATTTTACTGTGGTTCCACAAATCGTTGAAGGAGCTGAAGGAGAAACTGCAGTTATTAAATGTGAAGCCACTGGTAATCCAGAACCTACAATTAAATGGATTCATAATGGTCGACCATTAAGTGAAGCATCACCAAATCCCAGACGATTTGTTACTTCTAATTCTATTACAATTACTCCACTGACTAAAAATGATACTGGAAATTATGGTTGTAATGCAACCAACAGTATTGGATATGTGTATAaggatgtttatattaatgtattaggtatgttattattcaaatattctagaacttttataattttttattacatcattaattttttgtatattagcaTTGGCACCTGAAATCACTGAACCCCCTCATAAAGTAGAAACTGTTGATGGCCGTGCTATTATTATTGGATGTAAAAATTTTGGAGTACCAAAACCTCATGTAAAATGGACAAGAAACAATATAGAATTAACTGGTGGACGTTATTCAACACTGGATAATGGGGACTTACAAATAAGGTTAGTTTCATATAACTCAAGGTTAatgatttaatgaattaattcatttaatttaatttatttttatggccaatttattgacaatatttaacaactaaaaattctttaaattaacaatatttttctacattCTAAGCATGACAAAAAAATTTTGctcgttataatttatttatattactttaattttacgATGATTTATagtagaaacaataataatttttttttttatctttaatacatttataggtcAATTGACAAGGTTTACATGTCACCtactattaatatatcaaaaggtttttttgactaaaataaatttttttttatattttttaattttcttgaaaattgtatttatttagttgtgatgcgataaataatagtattaaaatgttcGGTAATATCTTAATACAGTTCTCTAATAatcgataaaatttaaattattctgatTACTAGGGTTAAGATgtttatgcactaaaaatgtatgaatatgtaTGCACTAAAAAACAGTTATgcatgattattttgaaaaatatgcatttaaaaataaagaaatgtggacaaaaaaaatgcaataaatgtatagagattaattaaattattaatagaatgtTTTTgtgtctatattttaaatatagatatcatgaaaattatgaattttatataagAATGGAAGCTATTGGACaacctaaaaaaatatgcaaaaagaTAAACATCCTAACCCTACTAATTACTCtcaattaattcatttatttgtaattactaatattgaacttttttttagtgAAGTGAGTTTTACTGATGCTGGAAACTATACTTGTATTGCTACTAATAACTATGGATCAGCAAATGCATCTGGAACTCTTACTGTTAAAGGtttgcaattaatattttttatattaaactaactataactaaaataataacattttatccaTAGAACATACACAAATCACTGCTGAACCAGAAGATTATGAAGTAGTAGCTGGAGCAGTAGCCACATTTCATTGTACAGCAACTTCTGATCAATCTTTGCATCTTAACATTGACTGGTTAGCTAAAGACGAACCTATAAATTTTGACACTGAACCTCGTTTTGTCAAAACAAATGATTATTCTATGACTATTACTAAGACTATTGAATTGGATTCTGGAATGTATACGTGTTTAGCTAGAACTGAGTTGGATCAAGCAACAGCTAGTGCCATGCTTATTGTTCAAGTAAAGGCTTTTATTTGGTTACATGTTATATTGTTaatctgtacatttttttacatataattttaggaTAAGCCCAATCCACCACAATTATTAGGAATTACTTGTAATAAAAAAGATGCTGCTGTAAAATGGCAACCTAAGGGAGATAATCGTGCACCTATCTTGCGTTACACTATTGAATACAATACTAGTTTTGCTCCTGATACATGGTCAGTTGCATCAGATAATGTACCTGCATCTGGTCAAACATTTATTGTACCAATGACACCATGGGCAAATTTTACATTTCGAGTAATTGCAGTAAACAAAATTGGTAGATCAAACCCATCTTTACATTCAAGTGTTTGTACCACTCAACCAGATGTACCATataaaaatccagaaaatgttgAAGCTGCTGGTACAACACCGTCTAACCTTGTCATTAGCTGGACAGTAagtggtattttattatattgatttaaagaaatacaatattaaaacaatattaaaaaatatttagccaATGCCAAAAATTGAACATAATGCTCCGGGCCTAAGATACAGAGTTTATTGGAAACAAGACATACCTGGCCAAGTCTGGAATTCAGAAGAAATAACAGACTATACTATTAAAGAATTAAAGATAGATAATCAACCAACATACCAACGGTATAAAGTCAAAGTAGTTGCATCCAATGAAAAAGGCGAATCTAATGTACTGCAAAATGAAGTTATTGGATATTCAGGCGAAGATGGtaaatcataaatcattatttactgTTTCTATTttagttgtaattatttatttgtatagttcCTGTCGAGACTCCTCAAAATCTGACTGTTTTGAATGTTACTGGAAGTAGAAGTGCAATATTAAGTTGGGAACCTGTTTCACCAGAATCTATTAAGGGAAATTTTAAAGGCTAcaaggtaaatttatttaatacctaaattttataattggattatatttattaattacttgatATAGATTCAATTTTGGACTGAGAGAGATGGAGAAAACAATATGATTGAAGAACAAGTTAGTTCGGATATGACAAAAGTGGAAATTaagaaatttttaccaaatgctAAACATAATGTGCGTATACTTGCACACAACAGTCGTTTTAATGGACCGCCTAGTCAAGCAATAACTTTTAATACTCCTGAAGGAGGTAAATACTGtagaaatttgtaatttatttaatttaaaaattcaatatttgaaaaaatacctaaatgtttcttatttattaaattgcttattactttattaatatgacagatcataaattaatttttagggttgtaataatgaaaaatattatgtttagttccAGGACCTGTTCATGGAGTTGAAGCTGAACAATGGGGTTCTTCTGCAATTTTGTTAAGTTGGCAACCACCAGAAGAAGCAAATGGAGTATTGACAGGCTACGAGATTTCTTATGAAGCTATGACTCAAGAAGGCGTTGGAGAAAAGTCACAACGTCCTGCTATTACTGATCCTAAACAAACTACTGCTAAATTGGCTTCACTTAGACCATCAACTAATTATCGAATCTACATTAAAGCAACTACTAATGCTGGTGTTGGCGAACCGTGCGTAAAGATTTTGTATAACTTAAGTTTTTATATGTGAGATAATACAATGTTAttcttttatagattttttattgAACAACAAACTAAATCTCCTTTGCCTGAAGGAACTGAATTGGATAAGCCAGAGTTCAATTATGTCCAtaaaggttataataataattttgatacagTTCGCATTTTATGGATGCCTAAACTTGATGGAAACCCAGGATCTCACTTCTTTGtaaaatacaagtaaaaatacaatttgaagaAATGCCATTCTTTATCATATGtatgtacttatgtatttttgcttaatttataaaataattgtttataggcTTAAAGGTGCCAACTTGTATGAAGAAACTAAACCTGAACTTGACATGAATTTTATTGATGTCAAGGGTTTAAAACCAGGAGAATTATATGAATTTGTTGTAGTTGCTGTGGATGGTAATACCATGAAAGAATCGGATATTGCTGAAATTGAAGCATCAAGCTCAGgtacatttattcaaaactgAAATAACTATTccttatcttataattttttaattttatgcatgTAACTGAtaagaagtttatttttataacattgttataaataataataatatatataggtgaaTTCCTTACTcactactttttataaatttggccacacttaatatgtttaaaatactaatttaattttaattatttagatccAATAATTCGAAGAAGTGAAAATATGGCTACATCAGGATGGTTTATTGCAATGCTGTTAGCTTTGTTATTCCTCATTATCttgttaattattgtatgtatattaaaacgtAATAGAGGAGGAAAATATGTAGTACATGAATCAGAAGCTGCCCGTGGTCGACATGATTATCCTGATGAACCTCATTTTCATGAATATTCACAACCGTATGTTTATTaatgttgtacatttttattactttatattaatgttaaacgattgtattttctctttttttattaGACTTGGTGGTGCAAAAAGATTAGGAAGTGAAAAACAGTCTCCAGAAAGTGATACAGATTCAATGGCAGAATATGGTGAAGGAGACACAGGTATATATTTCTAGTATTTTTGCatcaatttcattatattttgtttacataatatccATTACTACACCGTTTACTACCTCATTGCTATTCCGTTTGACAATAGCACTTTAAAGTACAAATTGTTCATTTAGTATTCACAATtcaaactgtataaaatatgttgttctATGTGCATGTTAGTATCACCAGATAAAATCTTGATTGTAGAAAATAAATCACTATAGCTCATAACAAAGTAAATGTGTTttgtaaatgataatacaatacaaaaattattgtgcatttctggtatattatattgcctaAAGAGATCTAAGtttttatcaaacatatttttttatttaattataattttattaagtaaaataattatattttattatattgcacacatttttatatttagtctaTTTTTCAATATCCTGCATGTtagttattgttttgttttctcTTCCATTTCACTTGTAGAAGGAATGAATGAAGATGGCTCTTTCATTGGCTTGTATGGTAAAAAAAGACAAGGCGAAACCACTTCGGCCGGTTTCGCTACACTTGTCTAAATGTGTGAGTAcataaccataaaaataaatgaattctttgtaaaaatcatattatttatatctatgtttaaattaaacagCTCAGTTTACCGAGGACGGATCTTTTATTGGTCAGTATGGCACTGCTAGAAAAAATCGGCAACAGCAATCTCAACCTCAACCACAACCACAATCTCCACTTCAAGCTGTCACCGGTTCGTCCTCTGCTGCCACTTATGTATaattctcaaaaaatatttttggcatTTACTCATTTACCATTTACCTAtatagtacataaaatatttttatgcatttttaaaaaatcttccCTGCCCTAAAACCAAAGCTTTTTATGTcagtattactatttattatttgaccAATAacgcttaaaaaaattaatttaattgtaaagatACAGACTATTGTTGTCTTTTGTTGTAACTAATGGTTGTATTTTTGTAACGTgtctattaatttcatattagaATTCCTCGTCtgtgataaaaacatttttaagttcatgataaaaaaaaaaaaaaaaaatagttacattAGGAATACTAACTaacttaactatttaatttcaattggaAAAGAAGaagtagtattatttttaatatattaaaactattcatacatttataaatatatttaaattaatatcagaaTTTTGTATTCATACCATACCAATTAAAGGCATTGctgcaacattttattttgtgccACTGTCATTCTTAGAATGGTTTGGTTGTTGTTGTGATTAAttctgttaatttatattaattttaaaatgcacgCTACGCCTGCGCTTCATTTAAcacctttttaaatatttgttatgttatatatagacctctaataattttatatgtttactgtttagtatgtattattattttgtaatcagTATTATTCATGAACAATggcattttctttttctttttttgatctcaaaatcaaatttaaaatgaagcCAAACTATGATTTCACatcacatttaattataaaagtgaCCTATGTTTCatgacaatatttatattaaaagataaacatttattttatttttgtaaatgtcaatccaatttttaatatgaacaatatattagaatatatttttgatcaaaTTTTCACCACCACCTTTCACTGCCCTTTATAGAATAGAATAATccttgttattatatttgtataaccgtttttttttttttttacatatttgtgTAACGCATGCattccatataaattataaatagatccTAGTTAAgttcgtaaatatatattactataaaccaatgtaaaacatttttacctttattcaaaaacaaatattataatgtgacaTGCCTACTTTGCCTTATAGAGATATATTAAACGacacttaatattttagtatatcacattttaaataaaatattgcaccTGTATTTAGTTTAGTCAATttagatgtaaaatatatatttttatttttttttttttgtcattattttccAGTGccctatgatattatttatttatttttattttttaaacacatcagattgttatttttaagttaagatatattttacacatttgcAGTATTAAtctaagtataattttgtatttttaataaacttgtaggttatactaaaatacctaattaaatggcAAAGGTAatgtgatgtgtttttttttataattactttataatttcCATTTTTCTATGAACATAATTATGAAGTTATACagtatattgttatttctaAATAACTAATAGACTAATCAATTTGAAAATCATTAGTCCGGCCAAGTCAaatagttaacataatattattaagttacagtttatataataattatcatttatattgtacaaataaaatatcaaaggaTTGCACAAGCTAAATTTACTAAATTGAtcgaacaataaaatattatttattgcttatgatgttaatattttatttattattctcttTTTGtacattgatttatatttttgtttcatttaaataacaacACTCATTTTTGCTATGTAAAGAGTGGTTTTGATTTTCAGTTTTCATATTATTCAGTGAGATAAACgttgagttattattttttaatctaccatttttcaaaataatgtttgaTTAGTTAACAATTGTTAGTAAAGTATTATTTAGTCATTACAAGATGTCAGacgatttataatgtttttattgtcaATCTAAGTTGATCTTTCAATTTATTCATTGTCCCAATAGAATTGTACTATGAActgtgcaatattattatgtaaagtaTTATATGTCGTATAAAGTATGAGTATTAGACTAGATTCAGAAGCCTTTTGTCACTGACCACTGATATCAggctattattgtttaattggtCAAGTGTAAGTCGGggttgtacaaattattatacgaataaaaaaaatattcaattgattttttaaaattatttgaataaaattgtttttagaaaaattatctaCATGCGTAATGCTATTCACTTGAGAATGACTGAATTGATTTGcctcattttttattaaatatttgaaatattccaAATTAGGTTTTACAGAAAGAAAAACTAGTGGTTGCTGTGACATTACCTTTGTAATGTAATTCCATAATTATGTATTGGTTGCTAGGGACATTGTTCTACGGTACTATTTAAACTGCACGTCTGACTATTCattaatactaaaaacaaatCAATCGATAACCAGGTATATCTTAATTCAtgcataaaacattaattatgtttaaataattaattagccATGATATTACTCAAGTACTCAACAGCCAATCTCTACAGTGATACAAATTATTGGAAGATTCGTTAGATGTTAATGGGCTCCCTTGTTAGTTTTTCAATCCTTCACTCCTTCATCCCTCTCACAATAATAAAAgttgcttattatttttacatgtctattgtctataataaaaaataacgttgAAGTCAACAATCAACAGTGAATCACCGTTCTACAAGAGACAAGAGTCGTTTCAATAATACATAGttcttatcaataaataatttttaaatcatgatATTTCTTATCATTTCTATTTGACAACGCAGAAAATTGAACTCGAAACTTAAGTAATAAGTAGTAATCAGCAAACTAGTAATGTACTAAATACTAATGTGCTAACTAGCATGATTATCTAGTAATTAATAACTAGTTAACTAATAATTTCTGTAATGTAACTAGTAAGTACTCAgtcaagtaatataatttatacgttgtattattattgttcttatttAACTTTCTACAACTAGTAATCTCTAAGCTATAAATTACAACTCTTAATTACCTATGTTTATTGTTTGGATTCTATAAACTTTTTCATACTATtatgagtatttattttttatgagttgaaaagtataaaagtattaGTTATGTGagtttggtaaaaaaatatttgattttcaaaaaactaTAGAAACTATCTGTATTAAACATTTACCATGGATGAAGAACTTACTAATGAATTTAATACCTCCAAAGTTGTTACTGAAAACAAAGAGAAAAGTAAATATTCaagtcattaaaattttaatttgttttaatttatttaaaatatatttatattttttacagttgAGATATTATTGAAAGCAACTGGTAATGCACCAattctcaaaataaaaaaatggatggttgaaaaagaaaaaacagtggcatctattaatgattttttacggaaactattaaaactagaaCCATCTGATAGTTtggtaaatatattgaatattcatgagtaaaattatgtttaaaaggatgttaaatacaaattattatctttaaatctattttatacgtACCATGTTAATCAACAAAAAACATAAGACTTACgcaaatttacataataaactgTCAACTATGGGTTTTGTGGTACAATGAGATAAGGttaattgttcatttttaatttttatattgatatattgggTTTTTCATGAAGTTGCagtatatcattgtatattttactatttatagatcttattatttgtgaaaaaaaatcattatttttgtaatttcattattaaaatttaattttaaatttcttctaaactttcaaaaaaatacatacctattaacTTCTGCATATTACCATAGAATTTTATtcctttaaaaacaaattttgatttaaaattttaaaataaacttgtattaatatacctacaatcattttatagttataaaaacaataatacataaaacatgacaaaaaataaactttagagtttaatgttattttttatggtaCCCTGTCAATTGATAGAGCGTAAATTAATCGTGAGCTACTTTTCATAGTATGACAATTGGTAGCATCGTACAGAATTCAATAGTCaagcattaattaaaaaaatatattacaatttaaaattaaaatttaattattaaaataacataaaacattttacgatatttataagttagacaaattttttaagtttaacactccaatttttataaaaattttttgataGTACTTCGATTCTTGCAACTTTAGTTCTGTTGTCAATTGGTGTACTTGCTCCTCTTTTTGCAATGCATTTATAAACTTCCATATTGATGAGTGCAATGAGGAGCTTAACAtagttgaaaacaataataaattgtgccACCTTTCTTCGGAGTTATTTGTTCTGGATAAATCAGCAAACACTAAAGAATATCAGttctacatatttataaaaaaattaaggtattttctctttttatttCTATGTAAGGGACCAATccaatttccttaaaaataatctattaatgGCATTAATGTTTCTtcattttgaacataataatcaGTTCCTAAAAGTTTTTCAAATGCTTCAACAACTTTATTTGTTGTTAGATAGTATATACGCCAAaactcaaatattttgtaacaaaaatCCGTATGATATAAATCTACCAAAACTCACTCACGATCTATTTATGCTCTATAAATTAACACTATCAATTATTCGCTTTATATTGACCTAAATccatttttatgaacatttttaattcaataggtatatacttatttttttgcaGTTCTTATATGTGAATCAAGCATTTGCGCCATCACCTGATCAGACAATGAAAAATTTGTATGAATGTTACAACACAGATGGTCGtctcatattacattattgtaaaactcaAGCTTGGGGGTGAGATCATAAATTTCACAAACTTACATTTTGTTtcctagaaattaaaaatgtttaaatttgtgacattgtattataaatttataagttattataatttatagaattgtttttattaataaatatgtatattgtgtataaaaataaaaccattttattataatttaacttaacttaTTTAATCAAATGATCAAAATATGATATCGTAAACAATATTCAATTACAAAGTTTGTATTaccacaagtataatatttatttataatattatatatcaataatcacaataaaaaaaaacacttattatttaactatttacaatgttttttgAAGTAAGCCAAAATAGTGAACCACACAGaatattactgaaaaaaattaatttaacttaccataataataatagtaaaataaattacttttattaattttataaataaacttaagaAACATAtcgatatatcataaaatatacttagtaatataagCTTATGACAGGTCATCACTGCTCAGAACAGTTTTtcgtttaaaatgattattaaattaaataattatatataattaaatcattaaattaaaatttgacgagtgtcaagtaaaaaataaaaattaaacttttgaataatgttataacttgtaagtatAGCCTATGTAAACTTCATTACATTATACAGTCAACTTTATAATACAATCTGTAGATATGTATAAAGTAATGAGTGATGACTAGAGCGCggatttctatgcaattgcatatttttttccttttaatatttttggatttttgtcagttatcttcacgaatcatcataattttaagctaatggtgaagttttttttttgcatatttctgcatatttaaatgttattgcatattttggcaaaattcaaaatttattgcatattgaagcaaaaattttaaaaaatgtataaaataatattctgtcaagtagaaaaattaaaaataaatttcgaaAACATTAAGCTCGAAGATCTTTATCAAGACCCGACAATACTAAGTTGCTTCAAATATGCCCCAATAACTTCGGTTGACGTCAAACGTTCGTTctcagtctttaaaaatatgtaaaccgATAAACAACACAGCTTCACAAAAGAAAAACTTgaaatgtatatgattattcattttaaaaataaattaagttcagaaaaattcataaatttttttttattaagtatttaaataattaattatt includes:
- the LOC132918595 gene encoding neuroglian isoform X2; protein product: MYRISKHLLYSVELLFLFLVTTSSIIQSPPRIVKEPYTDELLFQVATVQNQNVRPFVIDCEAEGEPAPKYRWMKNGKNFDWQAYDDRIAQQPGRGSLTVTEPRDEDLGQYQCFAENPWGTATSKSVMVVKAELNSFKDEPKLYVEAQEGDPFRLACHPPTGWPKPNVYWLIRNKAGGLTTVNNTRMTLDPEGNLWFSNVTRHDTSDGSTYFCYAESLTMSEYKLGNPVNLNVIQTAETALQNKYPPTQQYVTRRNEVALLDKKVELFCIYGGTPLPETVWLKDGRPIQSNERVSQGNYGKSLIIRKVKFEDKGKYTCEVSNGVGSPQSYNIELDVMAVPYFTVVPQIVEGAEGETAVIKCEATGNPEPTIKWIHNGRPLSEASPNPRRFVTSNSITITPLTKNDTGNYGCNATNSIGYVYKDVYINVLALAPEITEPPHKVETVDGRAIIIGCKNFGVPKPHVKWTRNNIELTGGRYSTLDNGDLQISEVSFTDAGNYTCIATNNYGSANASGTLTVKEHTQITAEPEDYEVVAGAVATFHCTATSDQSLHLNIDWLAKDEPINFDTEPRFVKTNDYSMTITKTIELDSGMYTCLARTELDQATASAMLIVQDKPNPPQLLGITCNKKDAAVKWQPKGDNRAPILRYTIEYNTSFAPDTWSVASDNVPASGQTFIVPMTPWANFTFRVIAVNKIGRSNPSLHSSVCTTQPDVPYKNPENVEAAGTTPSNLVISWTPMPKIEHNAPGLRYRVYWKQDIPGQVWNSEEITDYTIKELKIDNQPTYQRYKVKVVASNEKGESNVLQNEVIGYSGEDVPVETPQNLTVLNVTGSRSAILSWEPVSPESIKGNFKGYKIQFWTERDGENNMIEEQVSSDMTKVEIKKFLPNAKHNVRILAHNSRFNGPPSQAITFNTPEGVPGPVHGVEAEQWGSSAILLSWQPPEEANGVLTGYEISYEAMTQEGVGEKSQRPAITDPKQTTAKLASLRPSTNYRIYIKATTNAGVGEPFFIEQQTKSPLPEGTELDKPEFNYVHKGYNNNFDTVRILWMPKLDGNPGSHFFVKYKLKGANLYEETKPELDMNFIDVKGLKPGELYEFVVVAVDGNTMKESDIAEIEASSSDPIIRRSENMATSGWFIAMLLALLFLIILLIIVCILKRNRGGKYVVHESEAARGRHDYPDEPHFHEYSQPLGGAKRLGSEKQSPESDTDSMAEYGEGDTEGMNEDGSFIGLYGKKRQGETTSAGFATLV
- the LOC132918595 gene encoding neuroglian isoform X1, translating into MYRISKHLLYSVELLFLFLVTTSSIIQSPPRIVKEPYTDELLFQVATVQNQNVRPFVIDCEAEGEPAPKYRWMKNGKNFDWQAYDDRIAQQPGRGSLTVTEPRDEDLGQYQCFAENPWGTATSKSVMVVKAELNSFKDEPKLYVEAQEGDPFRLACHPPTGWPKPNVYWLIRNKAGGLTTVNNTRMTLDPEGNLWFSNVTRHDTSDGSTYFCYAESLTMSEYKLGNPVNLNVIQTAETALQNKYPPTQQYVTRRNEVALLDKKVELFCIYGGTPLPETVWLKDGRPIQSNERVSQGNYGKSLIIRKVKFEDKGKYTCEVSNGVGSPQSYNIELDVMAVPYFTVVPQIVEGAEGETAVIKCEATGNPEPTIKWIHNGRPLSEASPNPRRFVTSNSITITPLTKNDTGNYGCNATNSIGYVYKDVYINVLALAPEITEPPHKVETVDGRAIIIGCKNFGVPKPHVKWTRNNIELTGGRYSTLDNGDLQISEVSFTDAGNYTCIATNNYGSANASGTLTVKEHTQITAEPEDYEVVAGAVATFHCTATSDQSLHLNIDWLAKDEPINFDTEPRFVKTNDYSMTITKTIELDSGMYTCLARTELDQATASAMLIVQDKPNPPQLLGITCNKKDAAVKWQPKGDNRAPILRYTIEYNTSFAPDTWSVASDNVPASGQTFIVPMTPWANFTFRVIAVNKIGRSNPSLHSSVCTTQPDVPYKNPENVEAAGTTPSNLVISWTPMPKIEHNAPGLRYRVYWKQDIPGQVWNSEEITDYTIKELKIDNQPTYQRYKVKVVASNEKGESNVLQNEVIGYSGEDVPVETPQNLTVLNVTGSRSAILSWEPVSPESIKGNFKGYKIQFWTERDGENNMIEEQVSSDMTKVEIKKFLPNAKHNVRILAHNSRFNGPPSQAITFNTPEGVPGPVHGVEAEQWGSSAILLSWQPPEEANGVLTGYEISYEAMTQEGVGEKSQRPAITDPKQTTAKLASLRPSTNYRIYIKATTNAGVGEPFFIEQQTKSPLPEGTELDKPEFNYVHKGYNNNFDTVRILWMPKLDGNPGSHFFVKYKLKGANLYEETKPELDMNFIDVKGLKPGELYEFVVVAVDGNTMKESDIAEIEASSSDPIIRRSENMATSGWFIAMLLALLFLIILLIIVCILKRNRGGKYVVHESEAARGRHDYPDEPHFHEYSQPLGGAKRLGSEKQSPESDTDSMAEYGEGDTAQFTEDGSFIGQYGTARKNRQQQSQPQPQPQSPLQAVTGSSSAATYV
- the LOC132918606 gene encoding ubiquitin-like protein ATG12, whose amino-acid sequence is MDEELTNEFNTSKVVTENKEKIEILLKATGNAPILKIKKWMVEKEKTVASINDFLRKLLKLEPSDSLFLYVNQAFAPSPDQTMKNLYECYNTDGRLILHYCKTQAWG